A genome region from Chlorobaculum tepidum TLS includes the following:
- a CDS encoding zinc-dependent alcohol dehydrogenase, giving the protein MQGEAQALVFLKANKLKLQSVKYVANRPRDILVRTIASTITPGLDRLLLTNKPVSHKVLAYPVMPGSETIGQVMQVGPEVTSVKEGDFVYAFKGDCWVGIDPYYGCHAEVIPTSEENVLALGRKPIHRDLLTGLVGYVLSAMEKVALDPSMRVLLLGLGSVGLMVSEYLHYRGIRHVDALENFPLRGQLSHAENIGIEIVDFTDDFNDRYDLVIETTGRILMVEKVMRLLKPKAKVLLMGSYEVLGYDYRLIQHKEPVIVCSSVTDKQHLIEAKALLETEAFETEKFFTNVFPVSQYELAYRIALDSKEAIKTVISWI; this is encoded by the coding sequence ATGCAGGGAGAAGCGCAGGCCCTCGTCTTCCTCAAAGCCAACAAGCTCAAGCTCCAGTCCGTGAAGTACGTGGCCAACAGGCCACGTGACATTCTCGTCAGGACGATCGCCAGCACCATCACGCCAGGCCTCGACCGTCTGCTCCTGACCAACAAACCGGTGTCGCACAAGGTGCTCGCCTATCCCGTGATGCCGGGCAGCGAGACCATCGGTCAGGTGATGCAGGTCGGCCCAGAGGTTACCAGCGTGAAAGAGGGTGATTTCGTCTATGCTTTCAAGGGCGACTGCTGGGTTGGCATTGATCCCTATTACGGCTGTCACGCCGAAGTCATTCCGACCTCGGAGGAGAACGTGCTCGCGCTTGGCCGGAAGCCGATCCATCGCGACCTCCTGACAGGCCTCGTAGGGTATGTGCTCAGCGCGATGGAAAAAGTGGCGCTCGACCCTTCGATGCGAGTGCTCCTGCTCGGCCTGGGCTCGGTGGGGCTGATGGTATCGGAATACCTGCACTATCGCGGTATCCGCCACGTCGATGCCCTCGAAAACTTCCCGCTTCGCGGCCAGCTCTCGCACGCCGAAAACATCGGCATCGAGATCGTCGATTTCACCGATGACTTCAACGACCGCTACGACCTGGTCATCGAGACGACGGGCCGCATCCTGATGGTTGAAAAGGTGATGCGCCTCCTGAAACCGAAGGCCAAGGTACTGCTCATGGGCAGTTACGAAGTGCTCGGCTACGACTATCGGCTGATCCAGCACAAGGAACCGGTTATCGTGTGTTCAAGCGTCACTGACAAACAGCATCTCATCGAAGCCAAGGCGCTGCTTGAAACCGAAGCGTTCGAAACCGAAAAGTTCTTCACTAACGTCTTCCCGGTCAGCCAGTACGAACTTGCCTACAGGATCGCCCTCGACAGCAAGGAGGCGATAAAGACAGTCATCAGCTGGATTTAG
- a CDS encoding ABC transporter ATP-binding protein has protein sequence MATAVKLSGISKTFGSLKANDNVSLSIEAGSIHALVGENGAGKSTLSNIIYGLLHPDSGTIEIDGKAVKFSSVRQAIEAGIGMVHQHFMLVPTLSVTENIILGKEESRLALPTRRIGKEIRQLSQQHGLEVDPDALVSTLSVGEQQRVEILKLLYRRAKLLILDEPTAVLSPPETARLFATLRSLAAEGRTVLLITHKLDEVLTVSDSVSVMRKGSLVGTVPTTSTSKEDLARMMVGRDVLLRTANAPQTPGKTVLSIDKLTYRSPLGIDKLTGLTLHVRAGEIYGIAGVEGNGQSELLSLLWGTFDRSGKTGGSITIDAQETLGKNPSEIAALGVSMIPEDRHKSAIIAEYGIEENLILGRHREKAFHRGIGFDRDAVHKNATAMIEQYDIRCAAGTNPPIASLSGGNQQKIVVAREMERPQLKLLVLAQPTRGVDIGAIEQIHKRIIDARKSGLAILLISSELEEIVALSTRIGCLYKGAIRHEFSETEVWRGRDHESGFEKEIGMHIT, from the coding sequence ATGGCGACAGCAGTAAAGCTCTCCGGAATCTCCAAAACCTTCGGCAGCCTCAAGGCCAACGACAACGTTTCGCTTTCGATCGAAGCGGGGTCGATCCACGCGCTCGTCGGCGAAAACGGCGCGGGCAAAAGCACCTTGTCGAACATCATCTATGGCCTGCTGCATCCTGACTCCGGGACGATTGAAATCGATGGCAAGGCGGTGAAATTCAGCTCCGTGCGGCAAGCCATCGAGGCCGGAATCGGCATGGTGCACCAGCACTTCATGCTGGTGCCGACCCTCTCGGTGACGGAAAACATCATTCTCGGCAAGGAGGAGAGCCGCCTAGCACTGCCAACCCGGCGCATCGGCAAGGAAATTCGCCAGCTCAGCCAGCAGCACGGACTCGAAGTCGATCCGGACGCACTGGTTTCAACCCTGTCGGTCGGCGAACAGCAGCGCGTGGAAATTCTCAAGCTGCTCTACCGACGTGCCAAGCTCCTGATTCTCGACGAGCCGACCGCCGTGCTCTCGCCGCCCGAAACCGCGCGACTCTTTGCCACGCTGCGCTCGCTCGCCGCCGAAGGGCGTACCGTCCTGCTCATCACCCACAAGCTCGACGAAGTACTCACCGTCTCGGACTCGGTGAGCGTCATGCGCAAAGGGTCGCTGGTCGGCACCGTGCCGACCACATCGACCAGCAAGGAGGATTTGGCGAGAATGATGGTCGGGCGCGATGTTCTGCTCAGAACCGCCAATGCGCCGCAGACTCCGGGTAAAACAGTGCTCTCGATCGACAAGCTGACCTACCGCTCGCCGCTTGGCATCGACAAACTCACCGGCCTGACGCTGCACGTGAGAGCAGGAGAAATCTACGGCATCGCCGGAGTGGAGGGCAACGGCCAGAGCGAGCTGCTCTCGTTGTTGTGGGGAACGTTCGATCGCAGCGGCAAAACCGGCGGATCGATCACCATCGACGCCCAGGAGACGCTTGGCAAGAATCCGTCGGAAATCGCTGCACTCGGCGTTTCGATGATACCCGAAGACCGGCACAAATCGGCGATCATCGCTGAATATGGCATCGAGGAAAACCTGATCCTCGGCAGGCATCGCGAAAAAGCATTCCATCGCGGCATCGGATTTGATCGTGACGCCGTTCACAAAAATGCTACGGCCATGATCGAGCAATACGACATCCGGTGTGCGGCGGGAACCAATCCGCCCATCGCCTCTCTCTCTGGCGGTAACCAGCAGAAGATCGTGGTGGCGCGTGAAATGGAACGCCCCCAACTGAAGCTGCTTGTGCTGGCGCAGCCAACGCGCGGCGTCGATATCGGCGCTATCGAGCAGATTCACAAGCGCATCATCGACGCTCGCAAAAGCGGTCTGGCGATCCTGCTCATTTCGTCGGAACTCGAAGAGATTGTCGCTCTTTCGACTCGAATCGGTTGCCTCTACAAAGGCGCGATCCGCCACGAATTCAG